The genome window tttgcagagtcatttttcatttgtcacgtcccatttctattttttatatcttttgtTAAGTCATTAATTGATTTAATCTCACCATTCATATATAAAGGAGCAGTTTTACAATTGTTTGGTACCTAAAGTTTTTAGACCAGTATTTGAAATTGGACTATAGATtccaaataaagaaagaaacgaAAACACCAAAACTCCTTTACAAGCATCATATAGttatctcattaaaaaaaagaaaaaagacgtgATATCTGTTTACCAAACTGCCGGATCAAACTTCCCCATTGTGTTGTTTCCCTGATTTCTGGAACATACAGGTAATAAAACTCAACTAAgaattggttttatttaaaaaaaaacaacaaccacacCCCAAAAAATTCTGGCTAATTACGCAAACTTTATAGAAATCTTTTAAACAGATGATAAAACTGTCTCTCTAACTTCTAGACTTCTAGTTTGTCACTTCTTCATGATTTCTGGTTAATaggatgaaaatgtaaaaatcctGAATCTTTCATCTAGTTTGGTAACatacgctgctgctgctgacgtTCCCTCGCTAATATCCCACACAGTCCCGaacaaacatttcacattttttttaaaaaagaaaagaaaaaaaaaagtcacatttgtTGTAGTTCTGCAAAAAGTGATATTTGTAACTACTTATTTTTGCAACGTGCTTATTGTGTCCTGATTATGTCCCAGCTAATGACCCTGGTTGGCCTACTATAGGCAAGACCAGCACAACGCTGAAGCCTCCTGAGAGACGAGACTCAGGGACCGACAGTCAGGGCAAGAGCCCCACCTCAGGCTCCCCCGTCACCCCAAATGCAGAAAAGGTAAGCTGGTTGGTTTTTAAACCGGAGAAAAGTACAAGATTTTAAGtcgtttttaaacaaatttaccATCAGTATGTTAGGATGAAACTGTCCCACCAGACTATAAACCGTCGCATAGTTTAGGAAGACAAAGTTGTCTCATTAGGGAGAAAGATGGAGTTTTAGTTTATATAGAAGTTGGGAAATTCACATGATCCGATTTAAACATTAGAAAGATATCAAGATATCTACCTTGATGTAGAATGTATGGTTACATAAATACACAATATCTGGATAAATTGCAGaggatttttgtgtttttatatttcagaaacttCATTTTTCTGAGTTACAAACAACCAAAGCAGCTACAAAAGATGCATTCAGGCCTATGATTCAGTTTTCTCaccaaacaacatttttattgcCGCCTATTATACAACTTCAAGTGTTAATATTCCCATGGATTGCTAGGATGcgatttttattaaagaatcatttatttcaaatacaatcAAACTCTGCTTGCAAATAATATATCAGGCCAACTTGGAGGGACAGTGCCGGATCTTTTAGCTCACGCCTGACTCGGCGCGAACGTCGTAATGATGGGAGAAAATAGTTTGTATCAATATTTAGAAATGGCGTCACAATTAAATGTCTCCCTGATTTATGTTGAAATGACATTAGGTAAACTAAATATAACTGTTACTCTACAGAGCCATGACTGTAGGTGGCGGAGTTAATTAGTgttctttatattattttgagTGGAAATCGATCTAGCTTCCTTTCGTTGTTCTTTGCTTTGTCACAGGTGCTAGATCCAAAGCTTGCCGTGTCGTCCCCTGCCATATCAAAGCCCCAGCCACCACCATACGGGTCCCACCTCAGCGCCGCCAACGCAGCCAGCTCCCTGGAGCGCCGCAAAGACGCACCTCCCCCGCGGCCCCTTCCCAACCCGCCGCCGCCCGTGTGGCCCCGGGCGTCTCCCTCCACCGGCTCCTCCTCTCAGCAGATCCAGCAGCGGATCTCCGTGCCGCCGAGCCCCACCTTCCAGCCCAACGTGCCGCTCTTCCCCCCCGCGCTGAGCGAGCGTCTGGATCCCCCGCCCGCCGTGGCGGTGCGCCCCTTCATGCCGGACAGAGGCACGCGGCCCCAGTCGCCCCGCAAAGGGCCGCCCACCGTCAACTCCAGCTCCATTTATCACATGTACCTCCAGCAGGCGGCGCCAAAGAGCCAGCCGCTGAAACCTGCCGTTAAAGCAGGTAAGATCTCCGAACATTTTCGATTCTGAAATATCAGATTTGAATCGTTTTAATCCCGCCGTCTGTTTTCCTTCTAGTATACGGGAAGCCTGTTCTCCCCTCCAGCTCCACGCCAGCGTCCCCGCTGCCTTACGTGCCGGCAGGCGGGGCCTTCCCGGCGCTCCACGGCCTGCCCGGCAGCGACGACTCTGTGGACGGAGAGCTGGAGGACCAGGAGAGCTTCCAGCGCCTGGAGCCGTCGGCGCCTCCTCCCAGCGTGGAGAACATTCCACGGCCGCTCAGCCCCACCAAGCTCACGCCCATGGTTCACTCCCCGCTCCGCTACCAGAGCGACGCCGACCTGGAAGTGCTGCGTAAAAAGCTGGCCAACGCGCCGAGGCCCCTGAAGAAGCGCAGTTCCATCACAGAACCCGAGGGCCCCAGCGGGCCCAACATCCAGAAACTGCTCTACCAGAGATTCAACACTTTGGCCGTAGGCATAGAGgggagcggcggcggcggcgccgGTGGGGGTAATGGCGCCGGTAGCGGAACCCCGTTTTACCAGCCGGCGGTTCCTCCTGGATACCTGGGGGGAGACCCTCTGGCTGACACCAACAACGGAAACCTCCTCTCTGAGACGcagctgccgccgccgccgtgcGGCGTGGAGCCGGGATCTGAAGCCCCCTCCACCACCGACGCTAACGACAACGAACCCGTTCCCCCGCCGCCAGAAGGAGCCACAGGTCCAGACGAAGAGGAGGAACCAGAGGGAGACGATAACAACAACGTCGGCGGCTCTGAGGTGTCTCTCCCCAGCCCGGTGCCAGAGGTCAGCACGCCGGAGGAGACGGGGACGGCAGTCTCACAGCAGCTGGTGAGACGCACCACGCCAATGTCTCTCTTTAATaccattttacatattttcaatACGGTAAAACGTTCtcccttgtttttgtttgttgaagGAGAAGCGCACAAACCTGAAAAAGCCCGACTCGGAGCGCACCGGCCACGGCTTCAGAGTCAAGTTTAATCCGTTAGCTCTGCTGCTCGATGCGTCCTTGGAGGGAGAGTTTGATCTGGTTCAGAGGATCATCTACGAGGTATGTGCTGAGGATAGACATCGAGGTTTCATTTATAGAGGTTATAAAAGTATTCGTACCCCTTGAACATGTTATTTCAGGTCAGaaacattatcattatttaaaagtCAAAGGAAGAATAAACTTTTGCTGCCATTGCAGGCTCCAGCCTTTCAGGGTATACCTCTACAAACTTTGCCTGTTCTTCTATGAAAAATAGCTACAGGTCACTCAGATGGTGTGGAGAGCATTTTGCTCAATTAGGTTctggtccagactttgactaggccattccaacatggtttgatctaaaccatttcgCAACATGCAACCGAACAACATGCTCCTATTTCATATTTCGgcttgttgttctgctggaagccTTGACTCTTCCTTGAGCATTGACCGTATTTAGCTTCATACCATTTtcattttgtgaacactgatgtcacaataataataaatgataaataaatcaagatttttttgatttcaacattttaaaatgagatatttgaatatttctcactgctcatatgcctacatgtagttgtgtaagttagtaaatagtaaattacattacagaaatcctcttgattatgtctgatgtttttgaccaggaggacagcacgggtaagggggagggggggggggctttggggtatagtgcccaggggcaccacattgtcatAATATGGGCCTGGCCACGTTTGTTTTAATGAAACTGAACgtctttagatttttctttcaacaatggatTTCTTCTTGCCTCACTTCCATAAAAGCCAGTCTGGTGGATTGTCTGGGCTGTGGagctctgtagctcctccagaggcaCCGTGGCTTCTTCTCTGATCAGTGCTGTCCCGGCCAAGCCTTTCAGTTCGGCTGTGCAGCTTCTGAAGCATCACAGAACAGTAACATTTATACAGAGATTAATTTACACACACTGATGGACTCTACTGACTAATTCGGGGACTTGTCAAAGTGAGTGTTTGCGCTGGGTTTTATATACGGATATCAGAGCAGAGGGGGTCAATATAGTTGGGGATTCCTTTTCTGTCCAGAATGCTGCTAACCGCATATCAgcttgctggtgaagattctcagtcattccaaaaaaagtaaaaaacaaagcaactggacttgtttttcgtagttgaagacgtttcgcttcctctccaggaagctttcttaattcaaaaagtctggagtagtgtggagtcaagacagatggtttgaaaggggcgcgaaggaagccatctaccttaagagagagaaaccaaccttaaacagaggaggaggccttaggttccaactctcaaaaacttataatacagctataggattaattccagccaatcatcaccttaactcccaccctcattcgggtgatcaaaacattgttcctttaagccaagccaataacgaccctaacgactcctcgttacagaggagtggaccagtttcggttcaatctgctggcttaatggctttaacgaccgcccattactaaggggtggacctgtttctgttgaatttgcatgttatctaagccattacaaggcctttgttaggcagtagtataaagcttggtactcatcattgctccagacattttgaattaagaaaacttcctggagaggaagcgaaacgtcttcaactacgcaaaacaagtccagttgctttgttttttaccttttttttgtaacgCATATCAGCTTCCTTCCACTTAGTGGTAATCACATGAAATCCTGGTAATTCAGCGAAGTTTGTGGTCGTAACGTGAAAGAGTTGCAGGTGGAAAAGGCCCTCTCtcatctttttctgttttttttttctccctgcagGTTGAGAACCCCAGCACTCCCAACGACGAGGGCATCACCCCTCTGCACAACGCAGTGTGCGCCGGACACCACCACATCGTCAAGTTCCTGCTAGATTTCGGCGTGAACGTCAACGCGGCGGACAGCGACGGATGGTGAGTCTTGACGCCAGGCGCGCCGCGCGGAGGCGGCTCCCCTCGGCCCCGCCCGCTTTAACCGTTTGTGTCCTCCGCCCGAGCAGGACCCCTCTCCACTGCGCCGCCTCCTGCAACAGCGTCCATCTCTGCAAACTCTTGGTGGAGTCGGGAGCCGCCATCTTCGCGAGCACGATCAGCGACGTGGAGACGGCGGCAGACAAATGTGAGGAGATGGAGGAGGGCTACATCCAGTGTTCCCAGTTTTTATACGGTGAGGAGAAGCCGCCGGGAGGCATCCTGAGACGCGCCCTGGCTGTTTCATCTTATTCAAATCTTCCACTGATCTGTTCTGGCCTGTAGGTGTTCAGGAGAAGCTGGGTGTGATGAACAAGGGCACGGTGTACGCGCTGTGGGACTACGACGCCCAGAGTCCGGACGAGCTGTCGTTCAAGGAGGGAGACGCCATCACAATCCTGCGACGACAGGACGAAAATGAAACGGAGTGGTGGTGGTCCCGGCTGGAGGACAAGGAGGGCTACGTGCCCCGCAACCTGCTGGGAGTACGAGCAAACTCTCAATGATGTTTTAGTTTTACGTTTTCGTTGGGCCAAACCTGCCATTTCAGCTGCTGGGTTAAAATTTCAGCTCCGCTTACTTCTTGGAAAATGAATCTGGAAATTCTTAGACGTTTTTTCTGGGATCTATGCTAAATTGGAGGAGATAAAATCAGTGGATGGTGGAAATCAGGGTTGCTGCACAGTGTGAAAAGGTATAGAATAAGAAAAACCAGTATGGGAGGAAAAAATTATTTCCATGCATTGCCTCAAGTTCTTCCTACCttccttctttatttattttcctccttgTCTTCCCTTCCTTGGGTTAATTTGTTCTACCCTGTGATCTTTTCTTTGCTTCCTTGTTTCCTACATCGTTCTTTCTCTACCGATCTCCCTCATCCATccggtttctgttttttttttttgctggttccAAAGTTAAAGTCTGTTCACCACATGCATGTGAggcataaaaacacaacaaagttAAATTCTGAGTCTGGagaagtttattatttttttacatgaaaaatgtgcagaaaccCCGGGGAAACCTCtagagattaaaaacaaatgaaaaacacacaaaacgaGTGTAATCTGGTAATTAATCTTAAAAGCAGCCTGGTGCCAGCAGCAGTTCACAAAGTTCTCGTAGGGGTTGTGAGGAGTCGATGTTCAGCTCCCTGTTCCTGCGGGGGGGATCTTGACCAGATTCTGGGACCCTCTGCAGGAAATATCCATTACTGGAACGGTTATCATAAAATATACTCAAAGTATTGCAAATCACAACAGTCTTGATTTAGTTATTACATTGGCAACACTATGTACATTAAATAATTatcatcagttttattttttttcattgctgaTTTCATCATAGTTATCTGCACA of Fundulus heteroclitus isolate FHET01 chromosome 15, MU-UCD_Fhet_4.1, whole genome shotgun sequence contains these proteins:
- the ppp1r13bb gene encoding protein phosphatase 1, regulatory subunit 13Bb isoform X3 — its product is MMKRFVNIMLRGLVSLSKESPIWAKEHPPLPKKKTKRKRRAAKRNKSTGRRNLVRAMILTVYLSDGEQAVAEVPITPETTCRDVVEFCKEPGESGCHLAEVWRGNERAIPFEHMMYEHLQKWGPRKQEVKFFLRHEDSPTESSDQGSQQSQDQSGRRSGNAGEKHNENGVGNQRVELTLSELQEMATRQQQQIEAQQQMLVAKEQRLRYLKQQERRQQQTVSESEKLQRLKERVESQEAKLKKIRAMRGQVDYSKVINGNLSAEIEQVTSLFQEKQAELQAAVLRVEQLSVQLEDLRRGKLNGIQTGLGGQVTGAAALELRKLYQELQIRNKLNQEQNSKLQQQKELLNKRNMEVTLMDKRISELRDRLYKKKAEARQKENLPLNRANGPPSPQPAPGTLGRVAAVGPYIQVPVPSRQDGGYALPPDPLKPQTLGVNNQSNQGRPKSDGVRKPPGPWKVSDLDIVVDPVPPSFPESRPGPGASSGSDGTSRKTSTTLKPPERRDSGTDSQGKSPTSGSPVTPNAEKVLDPKLAVSSPAISKPQPPPYGSHLSAANAASSLERRKDAPPPRPLPNPPPPVWPRASPSTGSSSQQIQQRISVPPSPTFQPNVPLFPPALSERLDPPPAVAVRPFMPDRGTRPQSPRKGPPTVNSSSIYHMYLQQAAPKSQPLKPAVKAVYGKPVLPSSSTPASPLPYVPAGGAFPALHGLPGSDDSVDGELEDQESFQRLEPSAPPPSVENIPRPLSPTKLTPMVHSPLRYQSDADLEVLRKKLANAPRPLKKRSSITEPEGPSGPNIQKLLYQRFNTLAVGIEGSGGGGAGGGNGAGSGTPFYQPAVPPGYLGGDPLADTNNGNLLSETQLPPPPCGVEPGSEAPSTTDANDNEPVPPPPEGATGPDEEEEPEGDDNNNVGGSEVSLPSPVPEVSTPEETGTAVSQQLEKRTNLKKPDSERTGHGFRVKFNPLALLLDASLEGEFDLVQRIIYEVENPSTPNDEGITPLHNAVCAGHHHIVKFLLDFGVNVNAADSDGWTPLHCAASCNSVHLCKLLVESGAAIFASTISDVETAADKCEEMEEGYIQCSQFLYGVQEKLGVMNKGTVYALWDYDAQSPDELSFKEGDAITILRRQDENETEWWWSRLEDKEGYVPRNLLGLCPRIKPRQRSLA
- the ppp1r13bb gene encoding protein phosphatase 1, regulatory subunit 13Bb isoform X5, whose translation is MMKRFVNIMLRGLVSLSKESPIWAKEHPPLPKKKTKRKRRAAKRNKSTGRRNLVRAMILTVYLSDGEQAVAEVPITPETTCRDVVEFCKEPGESGCHLAEVWRGNERAIPFEHMMYEHLQKWGPRKQEVKFFLRHEDSPTESSDQGSQQSQDQSGRRSGNAGEKHNENGVGNQRVELTLSELQEMATRQQQQIEAQQQMLVAKEQRLRYLKQQERRQQQTVSESEKLQRLKERVESQEAKLKKIRAMRGQVDYSKVINGNLSAEIEQVTSLFQEKQAELQAAVLRVEQLSVQLEDLRRGKLNGIQTGLGGQVTGAAALELRKLYQELQIRNKLNQEQNSKLQQQKELLNKRNMEVTLMDKRISELRDRLYKKKAELNRANGPPSPQPAPGTLGRVAAVGPYIQVPVPSRQDGGYALPPDPLKPQTLGVNNQSNQGRPKSANDPGWPTIGKTSTTLKPPERRDSGTDSQGKSPTSGSPVTPNAEKVLDPKLAVSSPAISKPQPPPYGSHLSAANAASSLERRKDAPPPRPLPNPPPPVWPRASPSTGSSSQQIQQRISVPPSPTFQPNVPLFPPALSERLDPPPAVAVRPFMPDRGTRPQSPRKGPPTVNSSSIYHMYLQQAAPKSQPLKPAVKAVYGKPVLPSSSTPASPLPYVPAGGAFPALHGLPGSDDSVDGELEDQESFQRLEPSAPPPSVENIPRPLSPTKLTPMVHSPLRYQSDADLEVLRKKLANAPRPLKKRSSITEPEGPSGPNIQKLLYQRFNTLAVGIEGSGGGGAGGGNGAGSGTPFYQPAVPPGYLGGDPLADTNNGNLLSETQLPPPPCGVEPGSEAPSTTDANDNEPVPPPPEGATGPDEEEEPEGDDNNNVGGSEVSLPSPVPEVSTPEETGTAVSQQLEKRTNLKKPDSERTGHGFRVKFNPLALLLDASLEGEFDLVQRIIYEVENPSTPNDEGITPLHNAVCAGHHHIVKFLLDFGVNVNAADSDGWTPLHCAASCNSVHLCKLLVESGAAIFASTISDVETAADKCEEMEEGYIQCSQFLYGVQEKLGVMNKGTVYALWDYDAQSPDELSFKEGDAITILRRQDENETEWWWSRLEDKEGYVPRNLLGLCPRIKPRQRSLA
- the ppp1r13bb gene encoding protein phosphatase 1, regulatory subunit 13Bb isoform X7 → MMPMILTVYLSDGEQAVAEVPITPETTCRDVVEFCKEPGESGCHLAEVWRGNERAIPFEHMMYEHLQKWGPRKQEVKFFLRHEDSPTESSDQGSQQSQDQSGRRSGNAGEKHNENGVGNQRVELTLSELQEMATRQQQQIEAQQQMLVAKEQRLRYLKQQERRQQQTVSESEKLQRLKERVESQEAKLKKIRAMRGQVDYSKVINGNLSAEIEQVTSLFQEKQAELQAAVLRVEQLSVQLEDLRRGKLNGIQTGLGGQVTGAAALELRKLYQELQIRNKLNQEQNSKLQQQKELLNKRNMEVTLMDKRISELRDRLYKKKAEARQKENLPLNRANGPPSPQPAPGTLGRVAAVGPYIQVPVPSRQDGGYALPPDPLKPQTLGVNNQSNQGRPKSDGVRKPPGPWKVSDLDIVVDPVPPSFPESRPGPGASSGSDGTSPNDPGWPTIGKTSTTLKPPERRDSGTDSQGKSPTSGSPVTPNAEKVLDPKLAVSSPAISKPQPPPYGSHLSAANAASSLERRKDAPPPRPLPNPPPPVWPRASPSTGSSSQQIQQRISVPPSPTFQPNVPLFPPALSERLDPPPAVAVRPFMPDRGTRPQSPRKGPPTVNSSSIYHMYLQQAAPKSQPLKPAVKAVYGKPVLPSSSTPASPLPYVPAGGAFPALHGLPGSDDSVDGELEDQESFQRLEPSAPPPSVENIPRPLSPTKLTPMVHSPLRYQSDADLEVLRKKLANAPRPLKKRSSITEPEGPSGPNIQKLLYQRFNTLAVGIEGSGGGGAGGGNGAGSGTPFYQPAVPPGYLGGDPLADTNNGNLLSETQLPPPPCGVEPGSEAPSTTDANDNEPVPPPPEGATGPDEEEEPEGDDNNNVGGSEVSLPSPVPEVSTPEETGTAVSQQLEKRTNLKKPDSERTGHGFRVKFNPLALLLDASLEGEFDLVQRIIYEVENPSTPNDEGITPLHNAVCAGHHHIVKFLLDFGVNVNAADSDGWTPLHCAASCNSVHLCKLLVESGAAIFASTISDVETAADKCEEMEEGYIQCSQFLYGVQEKLGVMNKGTVYALWDYDAQSPDELSFKEGDAITILRRQDENETEWWWSRLEDKEGYVPRNLLGLCPRIKPRQRSLA
- the ppp1r13bb gene encoding protein phosphatase 1, regulatory subunit 13Bb isoform X1, producing the protein MMKRFVNIMLRGLVSLSKESPIWAKEHPPLPKKKTKRKRRAAKRNKSTGRRNLVRAMILTVYLSDGEQAVAEVPITPETTCRDVVEFCKEPGESGCHLAEVWRGNERAIPFEHMMYEHLQKWGPRKQEVKFFLRHEDSPTESSDQGSQQSQDQSGRRSGNAGEKHNENGVGNQRVELTLSELQEMATRQQQQIEAQQQMLVAKEQRLRYLKQQERRQQQTVSESEKLQRLKERVESQEAKLKKIRAMRGQVDYSKVINGNLSAEIEQVTSLFQEKQAELQAAVLRVEQLSVQLEDLRRGKLNGIQTGLGGQVTGAAALELRKLYQELQIRNKLNQEQNSKLQQQKELLNKRNMEVTLMDKRISELRDRLYKKKAEARQKENLPLNRANGPPSPQPAPGTLGRVAAVGPYIQVPVPSRQDGGYALPPDPLKPQTLGVNNQSNQGRPKSDGVRKPPGPWKVSDLDIVVDPVPPSFPESRPGPGASSGSDGTSPNDPGWPTIGKTSTTLKPPERRDSGTDSQGKSPTSGSPVTPNAEKVLDPKLAVSSPAISKPQPPPYGSHLSAANAASSLERRKDAPPPRPLPNPPPPVWPRASPSTGSSSQQIQQRISVPPSPTFQPNVPLFPPALSERLDPPPAVAVRPFMPDRGTRPQSPRKGPPTVNSSSIYHMYLQQAAPKSQPLKPAVKAVYGKPVLPSSSTPASPLPYVPAGGAFPALHGLPGSDDSVDGELEDQESFQRLEPSAPPPSVENIPRPLSPTKLTPMVHSPLRYQSDADLEVLRKKLANAPRPLKKRSSITEPEGPSGPNIQKLLYQRFNTLAVGIEGSGGGGAGGGNGAGSGTPFYQPAVPPGYLGGDPLADTNNGNLLSETQLPPPPCGVEPGSEAPSTTDANDNEPVPPPPEGATGPDEEEEPEGDDNNNVGGSEVSLPSPVPEVSTPEETGTAVSQQLEKRTNLKKPDSERTGHGFRVKFNPLALLLDASLEGEFDLVQRIIYEVENPSTPNDEGITPLHNAVCAGHHHIVKFLLDFGVNVNAADSDGWTPLHCAASCNSVHLCKLLVESGAAIFASTISDVETAADKCEEMEEGYIQCSQFLYGVQEKLGVMNKGTVYALWDYDAQSPDELSFKEGDAITILRRQDENETEWWWSRLEDKEGYVPRNLLGLCPRIKPRQRSLA
- the ppp1r13bb gene encoding protein phosphatase 1, regulatory subunit 13Bb isoform X6, with amino-acid sequence MMKRFVNIMLRGLVSLSKESPIWAKEHPPLPKKKTKRKRRAAKRNKSTGRRNLVRAMILTVYLSDGEQAVAEVPITPETTCRDVVEFCKEPGESGCHLAEVWRGNERAIPFEHMMYEHLQKWGPRKQEVKFFLRHEDSPTESSDQGSQQSQDQSGRRSGNAGEKHNENGVGNQRVELTLSELQEMATRQQQQIEAQQQMLVAKEQRLRYLKQQERRQQQTVSESEKLQRLKERVESQEAKLKKIRAMRGQVDYSKVINGNLSAEIEQVTSLFQEKQAELQAAVLRVEQLSVQLEDLRRGKLNGIQTGLGGQVTGAAALELRKLYQELQIRNKLNQEQNSKLQQQKELLNKRNMEVTLMDKRISELRDRLYKKKAEARQKENLPLNRANGPPSPQPAPGTLGRVAAVGPYIQVPVPSRQDGGYALPPDPLKPQTLGVNNQSNQGRPKSGKTSTTLKPPERRDSGTDSQGKSPTSGSPVTPNAEKVLDPKLAVSSPAISKPQPPPYGSHLSAANAASSLERRKDAPPPRPLPNPPPPVWPRASPSTGSSSQQIQQRISVPPSPTFQPNVPLFPPALSERLDPPPAVAVRPFMPDRGTRPQSPRKGPPTVNSSSIYHMYLQQAAPKSQPLKPAVKAVYGKPVLPSSSTPASPLPYVPAGGAFPALHGLPGSDDSVDGELEDQESFQRLEPSAPPPSVENIPRPLSPTKLTPMVHSPLRYQSDADLEVLRKKLANAPRPLKKRSSITEPEGPSGPNIQKLLYQRFNTLAVGIEGSGGGGAGGGNGAGSGTPFYQPAVPPGYLGGDPLADTNNGNLLSETQLPPPPCGVEPGSEAPSTTDANDNEPVPPPPEGATGPDEEEEPEGDDNNNVGGSEVSLPSPVPEVSTPEETGTAVSQQLEKRTNLKKPDSERTGHGFRVKFNPLALLLDASLEGEFDLVQRIIYEVENPSTPNDEGITPLHNAVCAGHHHIVKFLLDFGVNVNAADSDGWTPLHCAASCNSVHLCKLLVESGAAIFASTISDVETAADKCEEMEEGYIQCSQFLYGVQEKLGVMNKGTVYALWDYDAQSPDELSFKEGDAITILRRQDENETEWWWSRLEDKEGYVPRNLLGLCPRIKPRQRSLA
- the ppp1r13bb gene encoding protein phosphatase 1, regulatory subunit 13Bb isoform X4, encoding MMKRFVNIMLRGLVSLSKESPIWAKEHPPLPKKKTKRKRRAAKRNKSTGRRNLVRAMILTVYLSDGEQAVAEVPITPETTCRDVVEFCKEPGESGCHLAEVWRGNERAIPFEHMMYEHLQKWGPRKQEVKFFLRHEDSPTESSDQGSQQSQDQSGRRSGNAGEKHNENGVGNQRVELTLSELQEMATRQQQQIEAQQQMLVAKEQRLRYLKQQERRQQQTVSESEKLQRLKERVESQEAKLKKIRAMRGQVDYSKVINGNLSAEIEQVTSLFQEKQAELQAAVLRVEQLSVQLEDLRRGKLNGIQTGLGGQVTGAAALELRKLYQELQIRNKLNQEQNSKLQQQKELLNKRNMEVTLMDKRISELRDRLYKKKAEARQKENLPLNRANGPPSPQPAPGTLGRVAAVGPYIQVPVPSRQDGGYALPPDPLKPQTLGVNNQSNQGRPKSANDPGWPTIGKTSTTLKPPERRDSGTDSQGKSPTSGSPVTPNAEKVLDPKLAVSSPAISKPQPPPYGSHLSAANAASSLERRKDAPPPRPLPNPPPPVWPRASPSTGSSSQQIQQRISVPPSPTFQPNVPLFPPALSERLDPPPAVAVRPFMPDRGTRPQSPRKGPPTVNSSSIYHMYLQQAAPKSQPLKPAVKAVYGKPVLPSSSTPASPLPYVPAGGAFPALHGLPGSDDSVDGELEDQESFQRLEPSAPPPSVENIPRPLSPTKLTPMVHSPLRYQSDADLEVLRKKLANAPRPLKKRSSITEPEGPSGPNIQKLLYQRFNTLAVGIEGSGGGGAGGGNGAGSGTPFYQPAVPPGYLGGDPLADTNNGNLLSETQLPPPPCGVEPGSEAPSTTDANDNEPVPPPPEGATGPDEEEEPEGDDNNNVGGSEVSLPSPVPEVSTPEETGTAVSQQLEKRTNLKKPDSERTGHGFRVKFNPLALLLDASLEGEFDLVQRIIYEVENPSTPNDEGITPLHNAVCAGHHHIVKFLLDFGVNVNAADSDGWTPLHCAASCNSVHLCKLLVESGAAIFASTISDVETAADKCEEMEEGYIQCSQFLYGVQEKLGVMNKGTVYALWDYDAQSPDELSFKEGDAITILRRQDENETEWWWSRLEDKEGYVPRNLLGLCPRIKPRQRSLA
- the ppp1r13bb gene encoding protein phosphatase 1, regulatory subunit 13Bb isoform X2, which codes for MMKRFVNIMLRGLVSLSKESPIWAKEHPPLPKKKTKRKRRAAKRNKSTGRRNLVRAMILTVYLSDGEQAVAEVPITPETTCRDVVEFCKEPGESGCHLAEVWRGNERAIPFEHMMYEHLQKWGPRKQEVKFFLRHEDSPTESSDQGSQQSQDQSGRRSGNAGEKHNENGVGNQRVELTLSELQEMATRQQQQIEAQQQMLVAKEQRLRYLKQQERRQQQTVSESEKLQRLKERVESQEAKLKKIRAMRGQVDYSKVINGNLSAEIEQVTSLFQEKQAELQAAVLRVEQLSVQLEDLRRGKLNGIQTGLGGQVTGAAALELRKLYQELQIRNKLNQEQNSKLQQQKELLNKRNMEVTLMDKRISELRDRLYKKKAELNRANGPPSPQPAPGTLGRVAAVGPYIQVPVPSRQDGGYALPPDPLKPQTLGVNNQSNQGRPKSDGVRKPPGPWKVSDLDIVVDPVPPSFPESRPGPGASSGSDGTSPNDPGWPTIGKTSTTLKPPERRDSGTDSQGKSPTSGSPVTPNAEKVLDPKLAVSSPAISKPQPPPYGSHLSAANAASSLERRKDAPPPRPLPNPPPPVWPRASPSTGSSSQQIQQRISVPPSPTFQPNVPLFPPALSERLDPPPAVAVRPFMPDRGTRPQSPRKGPPTVNSSSIYHMYLQQAAPKSQPLKPAVKAVYGKPVLPSSSTPASPLPYVPAGGAFPALHGLPGSDDSVDGELEDQESFQRLEPSAPPPSVENIPRPLSPTKLTPMVHSPLRYQSDADLEVLRKKLANAPRPLKKRSSITEPEGPSGPNIQKLLYQRFNTLAVGIEGSGGGGAGGGNGAGSGTPFYQPAVPPGYLGGDPLADTNNGNLLSETQLPPPPCGVEPGSEAPSTTDANDNEPVPPPPEGATGPDEEEEPEGDDNNNVGGSEVSLPSPVPEVSTPEETGTAVSQQLEKRTNLKKPDSERTGHGFRVKFNPLALLLDASLEGEFDLVQRIIYEVENPSTPNDEGITPLHNAVCAGHHHIVKFLLDFGVNVNAADSDGWTPLHCAASCNSVHLCKLLVESGAAIFASTISDVETAADKCEEMEEGYIQCSQFLYGVQEKLGVMNKGTVYALWDYDAQSPDELSFKEGDAITILRRQDENETEWWWSRLEDKEGYVPRNLLGLCPRIKPRQRSLA